The Streptomyces sp. DG1A-41 genomic sequence CACCCGCCCTGGTCCTCACCGGGCTCGGTCTGGGCTGCGTCCTGCCCCCGACGGCCGGCCTGGCCACCGCGGACGTACCGCTGCGCGACATCGGAGCCGCGTCGGCCGCCTACAACGCCTCCCAGCAACTGGGAGCCGCACTCGGCACCGCGCTGCTCAACACCGTGGCGGCCAGTGCCACGGCGTCCTACGTGGCATCAGCGGGCCGCACCACCCCGGCCGAGGCCTCCGTCCACGGTTACACCACGGCCCTCACCGTCGCCTTCGGCATCCTGCTGGGCGCCGCGTGCGTCGCCGGACCGCTGACCGCGACCCGCGCCGCACGAGGGGACAGGAGGTGAGAGGGTGCGTTTTGCGGAACCTTTGCCCGGGGTCCGGGCGTTGATCCGGTGAGCGCGCGGGAGCGGGTTCGCGAGATGACTCCGACTAATACCGAGGTGACTCAATGGCAGTGTGGGACAAGCTCAAGGACCAGGCCAAGGCTTTCCAGCAGGCCCAGGGCGGGCGCGGCGCGGCCGGTGGGCATGGCGCGGCCGGTGGGCATGGCGCGACCGGTGGGCACGGCGGGACGAGGTCCGGCGGTGGCAGCAAGGCCCAGCTGATCGGTGTGCTGAAGACACAGCTCGGCTCGCTGAAGACCGAGTTGAAGAGCGGTGCGTACCGGGACGCGAGCATGGCGGTGTGCGCCCTGGTCGCGGCGGCCGACGGGCAGGTGGACCCGGCCGAGCGGCAGCAGGTCGAGTCGATGATCCTCAGCAACGACGTGCTCCAGAACTTCCCGCCGGAGCAGTTGCGGCAGCGTTTCAACAAGCACGTGGACCAGCTCACGATGAACTTCCAGCACGGCAAGGCCGAGGCCATGCAGGAGATCGCCAAGACCGCCAAGAAGCCCACCGAGGCCCGGGCCGTGATCCAGACCGGCATGGTCATCGCCGGCGCCGACGGCCACTTCTCCCAGGCCGAGGCGCAGGTCCTGCGCGAGGCGTGCGCGGCGCTGGGGCTGTCTCCGGCGGAGTTCCAGCTCTGAGTTTCAGCCCTGAGTTCCAGCTCTGATCAGCGAACCGGCTCGGTCCCCCTCGGGCCCGCCTGGGGGGCGCGCAGCGCGTCCACGGCCAGGCGGGCCGCCGTGCCGATGACCGCGTCGGCGGCGGGCTGAAGGGCGGAGGTGCGGGCCGTGCGCGTGAAGACGGCGACGGCGTAGCGGCCCCCGTCGGGGTATTCGACGACGCCGACCTCGTTGCGCACGGTCGGCAGACTGCCCGTCTTGCCCGCCACGTGGACGTCGTCGAAGGGAAAGCCGGACGCCAGCCGGTGCGGCCACACCTGGAGCCCGAGGATCCGGCGGATGGCCGCACCGTGCTCGGGCGTGCACGCCTCGTCGCGCCAGACGGCGGCGAGCAGACGCGTCATGTCGCGCGGGGTGCTGTGGTTGGTGCGGGCCGGGTCGAGCGCCCGCAGCCGGGCGACGACGTGCGGGTCGGCCAGCGACCGTGCGCCGCCGGGGCCGGCGTCCTCCTTGATGGTGGCGAGGAGTTCGCCGAAGGTGTGGACGGCGTGGGTGCGGGTGAGGCCGAGGCGGGCCGTGGCGCGGTTGACGGCGTCGAGACCGACGCGGGCCAGCAGCAGGTCGGCGGCGGCGTTGTCGCTGACGGACATCATCAGATAGGCGAGATCCCGCAGCGACAGCCGGGCGCCGTCGAGCATGGCGGCGAGTCCCGTCGGGCCGGTGGTCCGGCCCTCCGGCGGGCACTCGACCTGCTCGGTGAGGTCCACGATCCCCGCCGCGGCCTGCTCGTGGAGCGTGACGAGCAGACAGAGCTTGTGGACGCTGGCGGTGCAGACGGGCTGGTCCGCCCCGGCGTCGAGCTGCGCACCGCTGTCGATGTCGACGGCGTGCAGCCGGCCGGTGACCCCGGCGTCGGCGAAGGCCGCGTGGATACGGGCGAGGGCGTCGGTCACAGCCAGTACTCCGATGCCGGGCGCAGGTGCAGCGGGCGGGAGGGCAGGTCGGGGGTCGCGCCTGCGGTGGTGCGCAGGGCGTGTGTGGCGGCCTCGGCGAACGCGGACACGGCGGCGTCCCCGCGCCCCGCGGGCCAGGCGACGGAGTGCCGCAGGGCCAGCGGGGTGCCGGTGAGGCGGCGCCATACGACGCCCCCTTCCGTGCCCACGCTCTCCGCGCCCTCGTTCGCGTGCGTGTCCCGGGGGCTGAAGGCCACCGCCTGGGTGGACAGCACCAGTCCGCGGACGAAGCTGGTGCCCAGGGCATGGCGTACGGAGGGCGGGGTGTAGCCGTTGCGGGCGCAGGTGGTCAGGAGGTCGTCGTAGACGGCGGGGGCGCCGGCGCGGGGAAGAGGATCAGGTCGTGGCCGGTGAGGGAGGCGAGCGGTACCTCGTCGCGCCCGGCCGCCGCCGCGCCGCGTGGCAGCAGCACGCCGAGCTCGCGCCGCAGCACCGGGCCCAGTTCGAGCCCGGCGACGTCGCACGGGTGGTGGATGAGGCCGACGTCCAGCTCGTGCGCGGCGAACCGTTCCAGTTGCTGGGCGGTGGGCAGCTCGTGCAGCTCCAGCTCCAGGCCGCTCGCGCCCGCACCCGTGAAGCACGCCAGCAGTGCGGCGACGGTCTCCCCGGAGAGGTCCGGCGGCAGCGCGGCACGCAGCAGGCCGGTCTCGCCGTCCCGGATGCGGCGCGCGGTGGCCATGAACGCCTCGGAGCGGGCGAGTACCTCCCGGGCCTTTGCCAGCAGCAGCGCCCCGGGCTCGGTGAGGGCCACCTGGCGGCTGGTGCGTTCGAAGAGCCGGACGCCCAGGTGCCGTACCAGGCGCTGGATGCGCTGCGAGAGCGGCGGCTGGGCCATGCCCAGACGAGCCGCGGCACGGCCGAAGTGTGACTCTTCTGCAACAGCCACGAAGCATTCCAAGTGCCGCACCAGGTCCACGAGCAGGAAGCATATCCGTTTGGTATTGATCCGAGACCGATAGCGGTCTTGGACAAGGTGCCCCGGCCGCTGCTGTTCTCGGCGCATGGACCACCACGACTACACCAGCGTCACCACCGAGGGCCGGGGGCCCCGCCGGACGGCCGTACGGGCCGTCACCGCGGGCGCGGTGGTGCTGGCCGTCGCCGCCGGCGGGGCGTTCGCGGCAGGGCTCGGCCCCTTCGAGCGGGACACCGGGCCCGACCCCGCGGCCGGGAAACAGGCCCGCGCGTTCCTCGCCGACTGGGCCGCCGGCCGACTGCCGAGCGCGGCCGGCCGTACGACCAGCCCGGGCACGGCACAGCGGGTGCTGGACAGCTTCACCGCCGGCCTCGACATCAGCGGACCGAAGCTCACGGCCAAGTCGGCGGCCGAGGCCGAGGACGGCACGGTCACCGTCCCGTTCACCGCCCGGATGCCCGTCGAAGGCCTGGGCACCTGGACCTACGAGTCCAAGCTGCCGCTGCGCGAGCAGAGCGACGGCAGCTGGAAGGTGGACTGGAAGCTGTCCCTCGTCCACCCGCGTCTGAGCGACACCGAGAAGTTCCGCCTCGAACGGGAGGAGACGAAGCCGCCCGAGGTCACCGACCGGCAGGGAACGGCCCTGTCGGGCACGGAGTTCCCCTCCCTGGGGCCGGTCATGGCGCGGCTCGGCGGGGGCGGTGAGGGCACCGGCCCGCGCGGGGCGATCCACCTGGTCGACCGGGCCACCGGGAACGTCGAGCGTACGGAGGCCAGGTTCGGCGCGCGGACGGTCCGGGACGAGGGCCCCGTGCGCACGACCCTCGACGCCGGCTGGCAGGCCGCCGCCGAGAAGGCCCTGGCCGCCCACGCCGACGGCAAGAACGCCGCGCTCGTCGCCCTGCGGATCGACGACGGCGAGATCCTGGCCGTGGCGAACTCCCCGTCGTCCGGCTTCAACCGCGCCCTGTCCGGCACCTACGCCCCCGGCTCCACCTGGAAGATCGTCACCACCAGCGCCCTGCTGATCGGGGACGCCGTCGCACCGGACGACGTGGTGGACTGCCCCAAGTACCTCACGGTGGGCAAGCGGTTCCAGAACGTGGAGCTGTCCGAGCATCCGGGCGCCACCTTCCGCAAGGACTTCACCGAGTCGTGCAACACCGCCTTCATCAGCCTCCGCGACCGCCTCGACGACGGGGAGCTGGGCGAGGTGGCCCGTAAGTACTTCGGCGTGGGCCAGGAGTGGCATGTCGGGGCTCCCTCGTACGACGGCTCGGTGCCGGTGCCGAAGGACGAGACGGAGAAGGCCGCCTCGATGATCGGTCAGGGCCGGGTGCAGGCCAACCCGCTGATCATGGCGTCCGTCACCGCGACGGCCGTCTCCGGCACCTTCCACCAGCCCTCGCTCACCGAGGGGAACGAGGACACGACCAGCACGACCCCGCTGCCGCGGGGTGTCGTCGCCCAGCTGCGCGAGATGCTGCGCGCCACCGTCACCGACGGCACCGCACGCGTCCTGTCCGACCTGCCCGGGGAGATCGGCGCCAAGACCGGCACCGCCGAGGTATCCGACGACCAGGACAACAACGGCTGGCTCGTCGCGCACCGCGGCAACGTCGCCGTCGCCTGCGTCGTCGAGGAGGGCGTCACCGGCGGCGGCTCCGCCGGGCCGGTCGTCCGCGGTCTGCTGGCCGCCGTCCCCGGCGACTCCGAGTGAACGGGAGGCCCTTGGCGAAGGGAGCCGCCGAGTGACGAAGTGATCTGAGGGTCCCGTGGTCAGAGTGATCTCCGGGTGACCGAGTGAAAGGAGCACCACGCATGCCCGTCGACGGGCCCGCCTCGTCCCGCCGCGCCTTCCTGGCCGCCGCGGCGTTACTCCCCCTCGCCGGCTGCGGCACGGCCGGCCGGGACACCGACCGCGCAGGCCGAGCCGCGACGACAACCCGGCCCACCCCTGCCCCGGGCCGCCGCACCCCCGCCCCACCCGTCCACCGCCCGCGCCTGGCGGACCTGGAGCGCGAGTACGGCGCACGGGTCGGCGTCTACGCCCTCGCGACCGGCACCGGTGCCACGGCGGTCCACCGTGCCGACGAGCGCTTCGCGTTCTGCTCGGTCTTCAAGGCATTGGCCGCGGCGGCGGTCCTGCGCCACCGCTCCCTCGACGGCCTGGACCGGCGCGTCACCTACACGCGGGCCGACCTCGAGTCCACCTCTCCGATCACCGGACGGCACGTCGCGACCGGCATGACCATGCGCCAACTCTGCGACGCCGCCGTCCGCCACAGCGACGGCACGGCCGGCAACCTCCTCATGCGCGACCTCGGCGGCCCGGCGAAGCTCACCGCCTTTCTGCGCGGACTCGGCGACAACGTCAGCCGCATGGACCACTACGAACCCGAACTGCACGACGTACCACCGGAGGACCCCAGCGACACCACCACGCCCCGCGCGATCGCCGCCGACTTCCGCAAGCTGTTCCTGGGCACCGCCCTGCCGGCCGGTGAACGCGCCCTGCTGACGGACTGGCTCTCGCGCAACGCCACCACGGTCGGCGCCCGCCGCGTCCGGGCCGGACTCCCCAAGGGCTGGCAGGTGGCCGACAAGACCGGCACGGGCAACTACGGAAGGGCCAACGACATCGCGATCGTCCGCCCGCCCCGCACCGAGCCGCTCGTCCTGGCCGTCATGACCGACCGGCCGGGCTACGACGCCGAACCCTCGGACGCCCTGATCGCCGAAGCCACCGCACGGACCGTGACCGCCCTGGGGCTCTGAAGGCCCCCGGGCCCCCGGTGGCTTATAACGGGGCCATGATCTACCACTCCATACCCCTCACCGACTGGAACGCCGCCCCCGA encodes the following:
- a CDS encoding TerB family tellurite resistance protein codes for the protein MAVWDKLKDQAKAFQQAQGGRGAAGGHGAAGGHGATGGHGGTRSGGGSKAQLIGVLKTQLGSLKTELKSGAYRDASMAVCALVAAADGQVDPAERQQVESMILSNDVLQNFPPEQLRQRFNKHVDQLTMNFQHGKAEAMQEIAKTAKKPTEARAVIQTGMVIAGADGHFSQAEAQVLREACAALGLSPAEFQL
- a CDS encoding serine hydrolase, which translates into the protein MTDALARIHAAFADAGVTGRLHAVDIDSGAQLDAGADQPVCTASVHKLCLLVTLHEQAAAGIVDLTEQVECPPEGRTTGPTGLAAMLDGARLSLRDLAYLMMSVSDNAAADLLLARVGLDAVNRATARLGLTRTHAVHTFGELLATIKEDAGPGGARSLADPHVVARLRALDPARTNHSTPRDMTRLLAAVWRDEACTPEHGAAIRRILGLQVWPHRLASGFPFDDVHVAGKTGSLPTVRNEVGVVEYPDGGRYAVAVFTRTARTSALQPAADAVIGTAARLAVDALRAPQAGPRGTEPVR
- a CDS encoding penicillin-binding transpeptidase domain-containing protein, which codes for MDHHDYTSVTTEGRGPRRTAVRAVTAGAVVLAVAAGGAFAAGLGPFERDTGPDPAAGKQARAFLADWAAGRLPSAAGRTTSPGTAQRVLDSFTAGLDISGPKLTAKSAAEAEDGTVTVPFTARMPVEGLGTWTYESKLPLREQSDGSWKVDWKLSLVHPRLSDTEKFRLEREETKPPEVTDRQGTALSGTEFPSLGPVMARLGGGGEGTGPRGAIHLVDRATGNVERTEARFGARTVRDEGPVRTTLDAGWQAAAEKALAAHADGKNAALVALRIDDGEILAVANSPSSGFNRALSGTYAPGSTWKIVTTSALLIGDAVAPDDVVDCPKYLTVGKRFQNVELSEHPGATFRKDFTESCNTAFISLRDRLDDGELGEVARKYFGVGQEWHVGAPSYDGSVPVPKDETEKAASMIGQGRVQANPLIMASVTATAVSGTFHQPSLTEGNEDTTSTTPLPRGVVAQLREMLRATVTDGTARVLSDLPGEIGAKTGTAEVSDDQDNNGWLVAHRGNVAVACVVEEGVTGGGSAGPVVRGLLAAVPGDSE
- the bla gene encoding class A beta-lactamase, producing the protein MPVDGPASSRRAFLAAAALLPLAGCGTAGRDTDRAGRAATTTRPTPAPGRRTPAPPVHRPRLADLEREYGARVGVYALATGTGATAVHRADERFAFCSVFKALAAAAVLRHRSLDGLDRRVTYTRADLESTSPITGRHVATGMTMRQLCDAAVRHSDGTAGNLLMRDLGGPAKLTAFLRGLGDNVSRMDHYEPELHDVPPEDPSDTTTPRAIAADFRKLFLGTALPAGERALLTDWLSRNATTVGARRVRAGLPKGWQVADKTGTGNYGRANDIAIVRPPRTEPLVLAVMTDRPGYDAEPSDALIAEATARTVTALGL